The following proteins are co-located in the Acidicapsa acidisoli genome:
- a CDS encoding energy transducer TonB, whose protein sequence is MFEDSTFESSNRIKKTNWWVIATAGLNLAILTVMILIPLLYPEALPKAALTTLLVAPPPPPPPPPPPPPEVHQAVVKPQMMNNQLTAPTRIPKEIKMVTEKEAPPSSFGVAGMEGMGSGAAGGVIGSVFGNATPQPVVKVATPKKIAISSGVATGLLIQQVRPIYPPIAKAARQSGTVVLQATISKEGTITNLRVVSGNAMLQSAALDAVRQWRYRPYMLNGEPVEVDTTINVVFNLGG, encoded by the coding sequence ATGTTTGAAGATTCAACGTTCGAATCCAGCAATCGGATCAAGAAAACCAACTGGTGGGTCATCGCCACAGCCGGACTAAATCTGGCGATCCTCACTGTCATGATTCTGATCCCACTGCTCTATCCGGAAGCCCTGCCGAAGGCAGCTCTTACAACCCTTCTCGTGGCCCCACCACCGCCGCCACCACCGCCACCACCGCCGCCGCCCGAGGTCCATCAGGCGGTCGTCAAGCCGCAGATGATGAACAATCAGCTCACGGCTCCGACCAGAATTCCTAAAGAGATCAAGATGGTTACGGAGAAGGAAGCGCCGCCGTCCAGCTTTGGCGTCGCTGGCATGGAAGGCATGGGCAGCGGCGCCGCAGGCGGCGTAATCGGAAGCGTTTTCGGCAACGCAACCCCGCAGCCAGTAGTCAAAGTGGCGACGCCGAAAAAGATTGCCATCTCCTCCGGCGTCGCCACCGGTCTCCTGATCCAGCAAGTTCGACCGATCTATCCGCCAATTGCGAAGGCGGCCCGCCAGTCTGGCACCGTCGTCCTGCAGGCTACGATTTCCAAGGAAGGCACTATCACGAATCTTCGTGTTGTCAGCGGCAACGCGATGCTGCAGTCGGCGGCTTTGGATGCCGTGCGGCAGTGGCGCTACCGGCCTTATATGCTCAACGGGGAGCCGGTGGAAGTTGATACTACGATCAATGTGGTTTTCAACCTGGGTGGTTGA
- the secF gene encoding protein translocase subunit SecF — protein MELFRNVNVDWLGKKWYFLCFSLIFSVAGVISMGLHWAHIGSPVPLGVDFKGGTQVQVQFQNSPDANAIRRATDAAGIKDVQIVQFDAAEKRQMLISLPTPSDASLDAGRKEIVDALDAHYNNPIVTTSVQVVGPTVGHQLEKQAALATLYSLIAMLIYLWFRFELIYGVAAVVAVFHDTLITLGFFALTDRELSLTVIAAILTLVGYSMNDTIVVFDRIRENLRLSRREGLTEVVNRSINQTLSRTVLTSGLTFLTVLALFVFGGAVLHNFSFALVVGILIGTYSSIAVAAPMLVAYQDWRASKGKAAVLPAGKRSK, from the coding sequence GTGGAACTTTTTCGTAATGTAAACGTGGACTGGCTGGGGAAGAAATGGTATTTCCTCTGCTTTTCATTGATCTTCAGTGTGGCCGGCGTAATCTCCATGGGGCTGCACTGGGCTCACATCGGAAGCCCCGTGCCGCTGGGTGTGGACTTCAAGGGCGGTACGCAGGTACAGGTGCAGTTTCAGAACTCGCCTGACGCGAACGCCATCCGCCGCGCGACCGATGCCGCTGGTATCAAGGACGTGCAGATCGTGCAGTTTGACGCTGCGGAAAAACGCCAGATGCTCATCAGTCTTCCGACACCCAGTGACGCGTCCCTCGACGCGGGCCGCAAAGAGATCGTGGATGCGCTCGACGCGCACTACAACAATCCGATCGTGACTACCAGTGTGCAAGTTGTGGGTCCGACCGTCGGGCATCAGCTTGAGAAGCAGGCGGCGCTCGCAACCCTCTACTCACTCATCGCGATGTTGATCTACCTCTGGTTCCGCTTTGAGCTGATCTATGGCGTCGCGGCCGTCGTCGCGGTCTTTCATGACACGCTGATCACATTGGGCTTTTTCGCGCTGACAGACCGTGAACTGAGTTTGACAGTCATTGCGGCCATTCTCACCCTGGTCGGTTACTCGATGAACGACACTATCGTCGTCTTTGATCGTATTCGAGAAAACCTGCGCCTGTCGCGCCGCGAGGGATTGACGGAGGTCGTAAACCGCAGCATCAACCAGACCCTGAGCCGAACCGTGCTCACCTCCGGGCTCACATTCCTGACCGTGCTGGCCCTCTTCGTATTCGGTGGTGCAGTCCTACACAACTTCTCATTTGCCTTGGTCGTGGGTATCTTGATTGGAACTTATTCCTCAATCGCGGTCGCGGCGCCCATGTTGGTGGCATACCAGGATTGGCGCGCCAGCAAAGGTAAGGCCGCGGTCTTGCCGGCTGGCAAACGAAGCAAATGA
- the secD gene encoding protein translocase subunit SecD, which translates to MKKNLNGKIATIIGVLVICLYGIIGIPHGVTGAALLDALTQRIHLGLDLRGGAHLILQVVVKDAVNAETDNTVARIQQELQTSKLQGQPIKPDPANPQIIKVTGIDAGKASDVRNDLADRFGTEYDITGSADNSVTLTMKPSQLTELQSKTVDQAIDTIRDRVDQLGVSEPVIAHYGLGDNQILVELPGVSDLNRVRDIIQSTSRLEVHEVAGNSAGYASEQEALTSLGGTLPPDEELLHGDSQGLVSDGQDHVFLVKRVSIVGGRDFRDASAIGVNDAGRQGVNFVLTNAGGERFYDYTSSHVGSYMAITMGDRVKNVAVIKGAIRDQGQIEGQFSKQQIDDLSLTLRTGALPASIVPIEERTVGASLGADSIRQGVIAAVTGMLAVMVFMLIYYRGSGINADLALFLNLVILLGFMGFSHATLTLPGIAGVILTIGMGVDSNVLIFERIREEMRTGKGPAQSVDQGFAHAWTAIFDTHVTTIVSAAILFMFGTGPVKGFATTLVVGLIANLFTAVFVSRVIFDSHVNHKLAGQKLSI; encoded by the coding sequence ATGAAGAAAAATCTCAACGGCAAGATTGCGACTATCATTGGCGTCCTGGTGATTTGCCTCTACGGAATCATTGGCATACCCCACGGGGTGACGGGAGCGGCGCTGCTCGACGCACTAACGCAACGCATCCATTTAGGACTGGATTTACGCGGCGGCGCTCACCTGATCCTGCAGGTCGTCGTAAAGGATGCGGTCAATGCGGAGACCGATAACACCGTGGCCCGCATCCAGCAGGAACTTCAGACCAGCAAGCTGCAAGGCCAGCCAATCAAGCCCGATCCGGCGAACCCGCAGATCATTAAGGTCACCGGGATCGATGCCGGCAAGGCCAGCGATGTCCGCAATGATCTGGCCGACCGTTTCGGCACGGAGTACGACATCACCGGCAGCGCGGACAACTCCGTCACGCTGACCATGAAGCCATCGCAATTGACCGAACTTCAATCGAAGACCGTCGACCAGGCGATCGACACAATCCGCGACCGCGTCGATCAGTTGGGCGTGAGCGAACCGGTGATTGCGCATTATGGCCTCGGCGACAACCAGATTCTCGTTGAATTGCCGGGCGTGAGCGATCTCAACCGGGTGCGCGATATTATCCAATCCACGTCCCGTCTCGAAGTCCATGAGGTCGCGGGTAACTCCGCCGGCTACGCTAGCGAGCAGGAGGCGCTCACCAGCCTTGGCGGCACGCTTCCTCCGGATGAGGAATTGCTGCACGGAGACAGCCAGGGGCTGGTTTCCGACGGGCAGGATCACGTTTTTCTGGTGAAGCGAGTGTCGATCGTCGGCGGCCGGGATTTCCGCGATGCAAGCGCGATTGGCGTGAATGACGCCGGACGCCAGGGCGTGAATTTCGTGCTCACCAACGCGGGCGGCGAACGGTTCTATGACTACACCTCATCCCACGTCGGCAGCTATATGGCGATCACCATGGGGGACCGCGTCAAGAACGTCGCGGTGATCAAGGGCGCGATTCGGGATCAGGGCCAGATCGAGGGGCAGTTCAGCAAGCAGCAGATCGACGATCTCTCGCTCACCCTCCGCACTGGCGCGCTTCCGGCGAGCATTGTTCCGATCGAAGAGCGCACAGTCGGAGCCTCGCTTGGCGCCGACTCGATCCGCCAGGGAGTTATCGCGGCTGTAACAGGCATGTTAGCGGTGATGGTCTTCATGCTGATCTATTACCGCGGCTCCGGTATCAACGCAGACTTGGCGCTGTTTCTGAACCTTGTGATCCTGCTTGGATTCATGGGATTCAGCCATGCGACCCTTACGCTGCCGGGCATTGCAGGCGTGATTCTCACAATTGGTATGGGCGTCGATTCAAACGTGCTGATCTTCGAGCGCATTCGTGAAGAAATGCGCACCGGCAAAGGCCCGGCGCAGTCTGTGGATCAAGGCTTCGCGCATGCCTGGACTGCGATCTTCGATACGCACGTTACCACCATCGTCTCTGCAGCCATCCTCTTCATGTTCGGCACCGGCCCGGTCAAGGGCTTTGCAACCACGCTGGTTGTCGGTCTTATCGCAAACCTCTTTACCGCCGTCTTTGTATCGCGTGTAATTTTTGATTCACACGTCAACCACAAATTGGCGGGGCAAAAGCTGTCGATCTAA
- the yajC gene encoding preprotein translocase subunit YajC: MDRFLIMFAAGPGFGPGGSGFSLLLPVLMIGVVYLMMIRPQQKKQKQWAQMLSELKTGDKITTTGGIRGTIISLKDDTLILRVAPDGIKIEVVKSAIAAVTTQEEGSK; this comes from the coding sequence TTGGATCGATTTTTGATAATGTTTGCGGCTGGGCCAGGTTTCGGTCCCGGAGGTTCGGGTTTCTCTCTACTGCTCCCGGTGCTGATGATCGGCGTGGTCTATCTGATGATGATTCGTCCGCAGCAGAAGAAGCAGAAGCAGTGGGCGCAGATGCTTTCGGAATTGAAGACCGGCGACAAGATCACGACCACTGGCGGCATCCGGGGAACGATTATCAGCCTGAAGGACGACACTCTGATTCTTCGAGTAGCCCCGGATGGCATCAAGATTGAGGTTGTGAAGAGCGCGATTGCCGCTGTCACCACCCAGGAAGAAGGAAGCAAGTAG
- a CDS encoding formylmethanofuran dehydrogenase subunit E family protein — translation MESFEELLQQAELAHGHMCAGQILGVRMVMLACRRLGVEDPRGADRKKLVSFIEIDRCATDAIGLVTGCRLGKRALKFRDWGKMAATFVNLATGRAVRIVALENSRELAQQRYPQIESKGQQQMMAYRELEDAELFREQWVAVELPDREMPGYKGQRVTCDECGEGVNFDRYVEVPAEVGSGKEGNFRRLCLSCADPGLRYWRALDAENQ, via the coding sequence ATGGAATCCTTCGAGGAGTTGTTGCAACAGGCGGAGTTGGCCCACGGACACATGTGCGCCGGCCAGATTTTGGGTGTGCGGATGGTGATGCTGGCCTGCAGGCGTCTCGGAGTCGAAGATCCACGCGGAGCGGATCGCAAGAAGCTGGTCAGCTTTATCGAGATCGACCGCTGCGCTACCGACGCCATCGGCCTCGTGACCGGCTGCAGGCTGGGCAAGCGGGCGCTCAAGTTCCGCGACTGGGGCAAGATGGCGGCAACTTTCGTCAATCTCGCCACCGGCCGCGCGGTACGCATTGTGGCGCTTGAGAATTCGCGAGAGCTCGCGCAGCAGCGTTATCCCCAGATTGAAAGCAAGGGACAGCAGCAGATGATGGCCTACCGAGAACTGGAAGACGCGGAGCTTTTTCGCGAACAGTGGGTCGCGGTAGAGCTTCCAGACAGGGAAATGCCGGGATACAAGGGACAGCGAGTGACCTGCGACGAGTGCGGTGAGGGAGTCAACTTCGACCGGTATGTGGAGGTTCCAGCCGAAGTTGGTTCCGGAAAAGAGGGCAATTTCCGAAGGTTATGCCTGAGTTGCGCCGACCCCGGATTGCGCTATTGGCGAGCCTTAGACGCCGAAAACCAGTAG
- the gatA gene encoding Asp-tRNA(Asn)/Glu-tRNA(Gln) amidotransferase subunit GatA, which translates to MTDTMTTEKLVEKPATIAELRRAITDGALTATELAERYYARIAEHNPLLNVYLSLTKEQALEQAASVDAIAAKGDPLSPLAGIPVGIKDVLVMQGAPSTAGSAILKGYHPPYDATAVTKLKAAGAVLLGKINCDEFAMGSSNENSAYGPVRNPVDTERVPGGSSGGSAAALAANLAVATLGTDTGGSIRQPASFCGVVGVLPTYGRVSRYGLIAFASSLDRVGPFAANVRDAAEILQVIAGPDVNDATSSSRPVEDYAAESEKDVKGLRIGIPEEYFAEGLDAEVRAAVESGIDALRATGCEIKTISLKHTKYAIPVYYLVATAEASANLARFDGVRYGHRSASATNLSSMYRLSREEGFGPEVKRRILLGTYALSAGYYDAYYKKAQQVRRLLADEFLTAFAGVDAIVTPTAPTAAFKLGEKTDDPLAMYLADIYTVTASLAGICGVSVPCGATAEGLPVGMQVLAPHFGESVAFRVAQAVETGLVK; encoded by the coding sequence ATGACCGATACGATGACGACAGAAAAACTGGTAGAGAAGCCGGCGACAATCGCGGAGTTGCGAAGGGCAATAACCGATGGCGCGCTTACGGCTACTGAGTTGGCCGAGCGGTATTACGCGCGCATCGCGGAACATAATCCTCTTTTGAACGTGTATCTCTCGCTGACCAAAGAGCAGGCCCTCGAGCAGGCGGCAAGCGTGGACGCCATTGCAGCGAAGGGCGATCCGCTGTCGCCGCTCGCGGGAATCCCTGTGGGCATCAAGGATGTCCTGGTGATGCAGGGCGCTCCGTCGACGGCAGGATCGGCAATCCTCAAGGGGTATCATCCGCCGTACGACGCGACCGCCGTCACAAAGCTTAAAGCCGCAGGAGCGGTGCTTCTGGGCAAGATCAACTGCGATGAGTTTGCCATGGGCTCATCCAATGAAAACTCGGCCTATGGCCCGGTGCGCAATCCTGTTGATACCGAGCGGGTTCCGGGCGGTTCAAGTGGCGGATCGGCGGCAGCGCTTGCGGCCAATCTTGCAGTCGCGACGCTGGGCACGGATACAGGCGGGTCGATCCGCCAGCCGGCAAGTTTCTGCGGCGTGGTAGGTGTGCTGCCGACTTATGGGCGCGTTTCGCGGTATGGATTGATTGCCTTCGCCTCTTCGCTGGATCGCGTCGGGCCGTTTGCGGCCAATGTGCGCGATGCCGCCGAGATTCTGCAGGTGATCGCTGGTCCTGACGTGAATGACGCGACGAGCTCTTCGCGTCCAGTTGAGGACTACGCCGCTGAGTCGGAAAAGGATGTGAAGGGACTGCGCATCGGCATTCCCGAGGAGTATTTCGCCGAGGGTCTGGACGCTGAGGTGCGCGCGGCGGTCGAGTCCGGAATTGACGCGCTGAGGGCTACGGGCTGCGAGATCAAGACGATCAGCCTCAAGCACACGAAATACGCGATCCCGGTGTATTACCTTGTCGCCACGGCGGAAGCCAGCGCCAATCTTGCGCGGTTCGACGGTGTGCGTTACGGCCATCGGTCGGCGAGTGCGACGAATCTGTCATCGATGTACCGGCTTTCTCGCGAAGAGGGCTTCGGACCGGAAGTAAAGCGGCGCATTCTTTTGGGAACCTACGCTCTTAGCGCCGGGTATTACGACGCGTATTACAAGAAGGCGCAACAGGTCCGGAGGTTGTTGGCCGACGAGTTTCTGACGGCTTTCGCCGGGGTCGACGCCATTGTCACGCCCACCGCGCCGACTGCGGCATTTAAGCTTGGCGAGAAGACGGATGATCCACTGGCGATGTACCTCGCCGATATTTATACCGTGACTGCAAGCCTAGCTGGGATCTGCGGCGTTTCGGTGCCCTGCGGTGCAACGGCCGAAGGTCTGCCGGTTGGAATGCAGGTGCTCGCGCCTCATTTTGGCGAGTCGGTTGCCTTCCGGGTTGCTCAGGCCGTGGAAACAGGACTTGTTAAGTAA
- the gatC gene encoding Asp-tRNA(Asn)/Glu-tRNA(Gln) amidotransferase subunit GatC, which translates to MSANVSMEEVERVAELANLDLAEDEKPSMQRDLNSILEYVAQLNELDTAGIEPMAQVSDLLSHLDDSVGQDDGHGVSLRADAFRASLDRARVMEEAPETDGAFFKTPKVIER; encoded by the coding sequence ATGAGCGCCAATGTGAGTATGGAAGAAGTGGAGCGGGTGGCGGAACTGGCCAATCTGGATCTTGCGGAGGATGAAAAGCCGAGCATGCAGCGCGATCTGAACTCCATTCTGGAGTATGTGGCGCAGTTGAATGAACTCGATACAGCAGGCATCGAACCGATGGCTCAGGTAAGCGACCTGCTGAGTCATCTCGATGACTCCGTCGGCCAGGACGACGGGCATGGCGTCTCGTTGCGAGCCGATGCGTTCAGGGCCTCGCTGGACCGGGCACGCGTGATGGAAGAAGCTCCGGAAACCGATGGAGCTTTCTTCAAGACGCCCAAGGTAATCGAGCGATAA
- a CDS encoding DeoR/GlpR family DNA-binding transcription regulator — protein sequence MSSKTDKRAKEILRLLLNHGKTSVEELTELFATSPASVRRDLVRLEERGLVHRTHGGAMLAGQAVYEPFRFDASFRVREDRFASEKRRIAVAASELVQENETVGFTAGTTTTEVARRLRQRAGLHIITNAVNIGMELSSSNGLDTTLTGGCMRWPGAFSLIGPTAIESLNVVVMDRVFIGVCGVDPDRGATTIEADEAAVFRAMARRARQVIVVADSSKVGMISPAVICPAADIDLLITDDGISEDAVKSFTDAGVRVVSV from the coding sequence ATGTCTTCGAAGACCGATAAGCGCGCGAAAGAGATACTTCGGCTGCTCCTGAACCATGGCAAAACCTCCGTAGAGGAGCTGACCGAGTTATTCGCAACATCTCCGGCGAGCGTCCGGCGCGATTTGGTGCGCCTCGAAGAGCGAGGGCTGGTGCATCGCACCCACGGCGGCGCGATGCTGGCCGGACAGGCGGTCTATGAGCCATTCCGCTTCGACGCTTCTTTTCGCGTGCGCGAGGATCGCTTTGCCTCGGAGAAACGCCGCATCGCCGTGGCCGCCTCCGAGCTGGTGCAGGAGAACGAGACCGTTGGATTTACGGCCGGAACGACCACCACCGAGGTAGCGCGAAGGCTTCGCCAGCGGGCCGGGCTGCACATTATCACCAACGCTGTGAATATCGGTATGGAATTGAGCTCCAGCAACGGGCTAGATACGACGCTCACCGGCGGCTGCATGCGCTGGCCCGGCGCGTTTTCTCTAATCGGCCCGACGGCCATCGAATCGCTGAATGTCGTGGTGATGGATCGCGTTTTCATCGGCGTCTGCGGAGTCGACCCGGATCGCGGCGCAACCACTATCGAAGCCGATGAAGCGGCTGTCTTTCGCGCCATGGCGCGTCGCGCGCGGCAGGTGATCGTCGTCGCAGATTCGAGCAAGGTGGGCATGATCAGCCCCGCCGTCATCTGCCCAGCTGCCGATATTGATCTTCTGATCACCGACGACGGCATCTCGGAAGACGCAGTGAAGTCCTTTACCGACGCTGGCGTAAGAGTAGTCAGCGTTTAA
- a CDS encoding copper homeostasis protein CutC, translating into MMELEICVDSVESAIAAELGGAQRVELCSALSEGGLTPSLGLVRAVRSRISIGINVMIRPRGGDFLYSDDEFSVMRDDLAISVEAGANGVVFGLLTADGDVDVERTGRLVEEAMAVRRSTARPIEVTFHRAIDMARSLEDSLEDVVRTGAQRILTSGAAQSAVLGSSRVAGLVRAAQGRIGVMVCGNVRPENVQEIALATGAREFHAALRRPVESPVLYRNPGLSLGEDGNDEYTRNVVVAEDVRNLRQAMDSSLSYSAKSPD; encoded by the coding sequence ATGATGGAGCTGGAAATTTGCGTTGACTCGGTGGAATCGGCGATTGCCGCGGAGCTGGGCGGCGCACAGCGCGTGGAGTTGTGCAGCGCTTTGTCAGAGGGGGGACTGACGCCGAGTCTTGGGCTGGTTCGCGCAGTGCGATCACGGATCAGCATCGGAATCAATGTGATGATCCGCCCGCGCGGTGGAGACTTTCTATACTCTGACGACGAGTTCTCGGTGATGCGCGACGACCTTGCAATCTCGGTTGAGGCAGGAGCAAACGGTGTGGTCTTCGGCCTGCTGACGGCCGATGGGGACGTGGATGTGGAACGGACGGGACGCCTCGTGGAAGAAGCCATGGCTGTACGGCGATCGACTGCACGCCCCATCGAAGTCACTTTCCACAGAGCCATCGATATGGCGCGAAGTCTCGAAGATTCGCTCGAAGATGTCGTCCGAACCGGCGCGCAGCGAATTCTGACCTCCGGCGCGGCACAGAGCGCGGTGCTGGGCAGTTCGCGTGTGGCTGGGTTGGTAAGGGCGGCGCAGGGACGCATTGGCGTCATGGTGTGCGGCAACGTCCGCCCGGAAAATGTGCAGGAGATCGCCCTTGCCACGGGAGCACGGGAGTTTCACGCAGCTCTGCGTCGGCCTGTCGAGAGCCCGGTTCTTTATCGCAACCCCGGACTAAGTCTCGGGGAGGACGGAAACGATGAGTACACGCGCAATGTTGTGGTGGCGGAGGATGTACGCAATCTGCGGCAGGCGATGGACAGCAGCCTGAGCTACAGTGCGAAATCCCCAGACTGA